The proteins below are encoded in one region of Chloroflexota bacterium:
- a CDS encoding PIN domain-containing protein → MKSSATSSVVIDANIVVYAVWEGERTAAADALLNRLEVEEKILHVPALWRAEVVSVLHAIGALHGADREHVKAAVQAALGMGIKVVPLDDALCFAALEWADALRQTKAYDAFYLALADRLGCDFWTGDKRLYNRARQVGADFVRLLGESEA, encoded by the coding sequence ATGAAATCGTCCGCAACGTCCTCGGTCGTAATTGACGCCAATATAGTTGTGTATGCCGTGTGGGAGGGCGAGCGCACGGCTGCTGCGGATGCCTTACTGAACCGCCTGGAAGTTGAGGAAAAAATTCTCCATGTCCCTGCACTATGGCGCGCGGAGGTGGTTTCGGTGTTGCATGCGATAGGCGCTCTCCATGGCGCTGACAGAGAGCATGTAAAGGCTGCGGTGCAGGCAGCGTTAGGCATGGGCATCAAGGTCGTCCCGCTGGACGACGCACTTTGTTTTGCTGCTCTGGAATGGGCGGACGCGTTGAGGCAGACCAAAGCCTATGATGCCTTCTACCTGGCCTTGGCCGACCGGTTGGGGTGCGACTTTTGGACAGGCGACAAACGGCTATACAACCGCGCCCGACAAGTTGGCGCGGACTTCGTGAGGTTGCTTGGAGAGAGCGAAGCGTGA